One window of Carassius auratus strain Wakin chromosome 17, ASM336829v1, whole genome shotgun sequence genomic DNA carries:
- the LOC113117041 gene encoding fos-related antigen 2-like isoform X2 produces the protein MPGSSSAFIPTINAITTSQDLQWMVQPTVITSMSNPYSRPHPYGLSVSSGPSLLGHTALTRPGVIRSIGDARGRRKRDEQLTPEEEEKRRVRRERNKLAAAKCRNRRRELTDMLQGETEKLEEEKADLQKEIETLQKEKDKLEFMLVAHNPVCKLPPEERHQNSHSQQCAPLPLTMRSNLGPRGPMGTLNPVVVKQEPLEDDDDEEEGKSQRSVIKPICLGGGMYCSDGDSLNTPVVAASTPLSTPNIPSLIFTYPSMLEPESPSPSSESCSKAHRRSSSSGDQSSDSLNSPTLLAL, from the exons ATGCCTGGCTCTAGCAGTGCCTTCATTCCCACAATTAATGCCATAACGACCAGTCAGGACCTGCAGTGGATGGTTCAGCCCACAGTAATCACATCCATGTCTAATCCATATTCCCGGCCTCACCCGTACGGCCTGTCTGTGTCTAGTGGCCCGAGCCTCCTCGGTCACACAGCCCTCACACGGCCCGGGGTCATCCGGTCCATCGGCGACGCCCGGGGTCGACGTAAACGAGACGAGCAG CTCACCccagaggaagaagaaaaacgGAGAGTTAGACGAGAAAGAAACAAACTAGCTGCTGCAAAATGTCGGAACCGCAGAAGAGAACTGACCGACATGCTTCAAGGG gaGACAGAGAAGTTAGAGGAGGAGAAGGCTGACCTGCAGAAAGAAATCGAGACCCTGCAGAAGGAAAAGGACAAGTTGGAGTTCATGTTGGTGGCCCACAACCCCGTGTGCAAACTGCCTCCTGAAGAACGCCATCAGAACTCGCACTCCCAGCAGTGTGCGCCCCTCCCTCTGACCATGCGCTCCAACCTTGGTCCCCGGGGACCGATGGGTACCCTCAACCCAGTGGTGGTTAAACAGGAGCCTTTGGAAGACGATGACGATGAGGAAGAAGGAAAAAGCCAACGTTCAGTCATCAAGCCCATCTGCCTAGGTGGCGGCATGTATTGTTCTGATGGAGACAGCCTCAACACGCCTGTGGTGGCTGCTTCCACCCCGTTGTCCACTCCGAACATCCCAAGCCTCATCTTCACCTACCCCAGCATGCTTGAGCCCGAGAGTCCTTCACCCTCATCGGAGTCCTGCTCCAAAGCCCACCGTCGTAGCAGTAGCAGCGGCGACCAATCTTCAGATTCCCTTAATTCTCCCACCCTCTTGGCACTTTGA
- the LOC113117041 gene encoding fos-related antigen 2-like isoform X1, producing MYQDYIGTYDTSSRGSSSSPAHPDTSPIPASNYQKYIVDMPGSSSAFIPTINAITTSQDLQWMVQPTVITSMSNPYSRPHPYGLSVSSGPSLLGHTALTRPGVIRSIGDARGRRKRDEQLTPEEEEKRRVRRERNKLAAAKCRNRRRELTDMLQGETEKLEEEKADLQKEIETLQKEKDKLEFMLVAHNPVCKLPPEERHQNSHSQQCAPLPLTMRSNLGPRGPMGTLNPVVVKQEPLEDDDDEEEGKSQRSVIKPICLGGGMYCSDGDSLNTPVVAASTPLSTPNIPSLIFTYPSMLEPESPSPSSESCSKAHRRSSSSGDQSSDSLNSPTLLAL from the exons ATGTACCAGGATTACATCGGGACATACGACACGTCCTCCCGCGGCAGCAGCAGCTCACCGGCGCACCCGGACACCAGCCCCATTCCTGCCTCTAACTATCAG AAGTACATAGTAGACATGCCTGGCTCTAGCAGTGCCTTCATTCCCACAATTAATGCCATAACGACCAGTCAGGACCTGCAGTGGATGGTTCAGCCCACAGTAATCACATCCATGTCTAATCCATATTCCCGGCCTCACCCGTACGGCCTGTCTGTGTCTAGTGGCCCGAGCCTCCTCGGTCACACAGCCCTCACACGGCCCGGGGTCATCCGGTCCATCGGCGACGCCCGGGGTCGACGTAAACGAGACGAGCAG CTCACCccagaggaagaagaaaaacgGAGAGTTAGACGAGAAAGAAACAAACTAGCTGCTGCAAAATGTCGGAACCGCAGAAGAGAACTGACCGACATGCTTCAAGGG gaGACAGAGAAGTTAGAGGAGGAGAAGGCTGACCTGCAGAAAGAAATCGAGACCCTGCAGAAGGAAAAGGACAAGTTGGAGTTCATGTTGGTGGCCCACAACCCCGTGTGCAAACTGCCTCCTGAAGAACGCCATCAGAACTCGCACTCCCAGCAGTGTGCGCCCCTCCCTCTGACCATGCGCTCCAACCTTGGTCCCCGGGGACCGATGGGTACCCTCAACCCAGTGGTGGTTAAACAGGAGCCTTTGGAAGACGATGACGATGAGGAAGAAGGAAAAAGCCAACGTTCAGTCATCAAGCCCATCTGCCTAGGTGGCGGCATGTATTGTTCTGATGGAGACAGCCTCAACACGCCTGTGGTGGCTGCTTCCACCCCGTTGTCCACTCCGAACATCCCAAGCCTCATCTTCACCTACCCCAGCATGCTTGAGCCCGAGAGTCCTTCACCCTCATCGGAGTCCTGCTCCAAAGCCCACCGTCGTAGCAGTAGCAGCGGCGACCAATCTTCAGATTCCCTTAATTCTCCCACCCTCTTGGCACTTTGA
- the LOC113117042 gene encoding molybdenum cofactor biosynthesis protein 1-like isoform X1 — translation MALNCSTFRRLILGAQTAAEACTKRAVQQTCGRYRGCRWYSGVTHEEKTLEQVGELMVPGSQRRVLKDVLPFSAFLIDSFGRRHNYLRISLTEKCNLRCQYCMPQEGVMLTPRSQLLTAEELLIIARLFVQEGVNKIRLTGGEPLIRPDILPIIAELRKLEGLKTIAVTTNGMNLTRLLPSLKKAGVDLLNISLDTLVPAKFEFIARRKGFHKVMEGIEKAIEMGYNPVKVNCVVMRGLNEDELIDFVSLTERKPLDVRFIEYMPFDGNRWNFKMMVSYQEMLDSIKQKWPNLEPVPGEETDTTKAFRVPGFRGQLGFITSMSDNFCGSCNRLRITADGNLKVCLFGNSEVSLRDFLRSGATEEELLHIIGAAVGRKKKQHAGMFNISQMKNRPMILIGRELKWLLSVHLFRGSQRQPLPLIHYMVPASSATTHSLTNCIQPFCGNAHQDYTSTFVYDALGLTPLCKKHNRPRFHSMKRLNNQRQICAASDLLCSEVMTESYQVNAGALKNPTASTLHMHILRRGSQPPQLQSKTFPPILFHSALLSTSKFRDSALQFSRHYHKKNPEYGFDLKTPHTDAQSSSLDGTSDKLTHTDAQGKASMVNVGSKAVTCRTAMACGRVVLGPKAFNLL, via the exons ATGGCATTAAACTGCAGCACATTTAGACGCCTTATCTTAGGAGCACAGACCGCGGCTGAGGCCTGCACAAAGCGGGCAGTTCAACAGACATGTGGGAGATACAGAGGATGTCGATGGTACTCTGGTGTCACTCATGAAGAGAAAACTCTAGAGCAG GTCGGAGAGCTTATGGTTCCAGGTAGTCAGAGGCGAGTCCTGAAGGATGTCCTGCCTTTCTCAGCATTTCTTATAGACTCCTTTGGACGCAGGCATAATTACCTTCGCATATCTCTCACTGAAAAATGTAACCTCCGCT GTCAATACTGTATGCCTCAGGAAGGGGTAATGCTTACCCCTCGCTCTCAGCTCCTAACAGCAGAAGAGCTGTTGATAATAGCCAGACTCTTTGTACAAGAGGGGGTAAACAAAATACGACTGACTGGAGGAGAACCTCTCATTCGCCCAGACATTCTGCCTATAATAG CGGAACTTAGGAAGTTGGAGGGTCTGAAGACCATTGCAGTGACCACAAATGGGATGAATTTGACCCGACTGTTGCCCAGTCTAAAGAAAGCTGGAGTGGATCTACTCAACATCAGTCTAGACACTCTGGTCCCTGCAAAATTTGAGTTCATCGCTAGACGAAAAG GGTTTCATAAAGTGATGGAGGGCATTGAAAAGGCTATCGAAATGGGCTACAATCCAGTCAAG GTGAACTGTGTGGTCATGAGAGGTTTGAATGAAGATGAGTTGATTGACTTTGTGTCACTGACAGAGAGGAAACCATTGGATGTGAGATTCATAGAGTACATGCCTTTTGACG GTAACAGATGGAATTTCAAGATGATGGTGAGCTATCAGGAGATGCTGGACTCTATAAAGCAAAAATGGCCCAATCTGGAGCCTGTGCCTGGAGAGGAAACTGATACAACCAAG GCGTTTAGAGTACCAGGATTTCGGGGCCAGCTGGGCTTCATTACCTCCATGTCAGACAACTTCTGTGGCTCCTGTAACCGCCTGCGCATCACGGCTGATGGCAACCTTAAG gtttgtttgtttggaaatTCAGAGGTGTCTTTGAGGGATTTTCTGCGCtctggagcaactgaagaggaaCTACTGCACATCATAGGGGCAGCAGTCGGGAGGAAGAAGAAACAGCATGCGG GGATGTTCAATATATCTCAGATGAAGAACAGGCCAATGATCCTCATTG GTAGAGAGCTCAAATGGCTGCTGTCAGTACATCTATTTAGAGGCAGTCAGAGGCAGCCTCTTCCTCTGATCCACTACATGGTTCCAGCATCCTCTGCAACAACTCACTCATTAACAAATTGCATTCAACCCTTTTGTGGCAATGCCCATCAGGACTACACAAGCACTTTTGTCTATGATGCACTAGGTTTGACTCCTCTTTGTAAAAAGCATAATCGACCAAGGTTTCATTCTATGAAAAGATTGAACAATCAAAGGCAAATTTGTGCAGCCTCAGACTTACTTTGCAGTGAAGTGATGACTGAATCTTATCAAGTGAATGCTGGTGCCTTAAAAAACCCCACAGCTTCAACTCTTCATATGCACATTTTACGCAGGGGGTCTCAGCCACCACAGTTACAGTCCAAAACATTTCCTCCCATCCTCTTTCATAGTGCACTACTGTCAACGTCCAAATTTAGAGATTCAGCTCTGCAGTTTTCACGTCACTACcataaaaaaaaccctgaatatGGGTTTGATTTGAAAACACCACATACAGATGCACAGTCCTCCAGCCTTGATGGGACCTCTGATAAGTTGACCCACACTGATGCACAGGGTAAAGCCTCCATGGTCAATGTGGGCAGTAAGGCGGTGACTTGTCGTACAGCCATGGCTTGTGGCAGGGTCGTCCTGGGCCCAAAAGCTTTTAATTTGTTGTGA
- the LOC113117042 gene encoding molybdenum cofactor biosynthesis protein 1-like isoform X2: MALNCSTFRRLILGAQTAAEACTKRAVQQTCGRYRGCRWYSGVTHEEKTLEQVGELMVPGSQRRVLKDVLPFSAFLIDSFGRRHNYLRISLTEKCNLRCQYCMPQEGVMLTPRSQLLTAEELLIIARLFVQEGVNKIRLTGGEPLIRPDILPIIAELRKLEGLKTIAVTTNGMNLTRLLPSLKKAGVDLLNISLDTLVPAKFEFIARRKGFHKVMEGIEKAIEMGYNPVKVNCVVMRGLNEDELIDFVSLTERKPLDVRFIEYMPFDGNRWNFKMMVSYQEMLDSIKQKWPNLEPVPGEETDTTKAFRVPGFRGQLGFITSMSDNFCGSCNRLRITADGNLKVCLFGNSEVSLRDFLRSGATEEELLHIIGAAVGRKKKQHAGMFNISQMKNRPMILIGG; this comes from the exons ATGGCATTAAACTGCAGCACATTTAGACGCCTTATCTTAGGAGCACAGACCGCGGCTGAGGCCTGCACAAAGCGGGCAGTTCAACAGACATGTGGGAGATACAGAGGATGTCGATGGTACTCTGGTGTCACTCATGAAGAGAAAACTCTAGAGCAG GTCGGAGAGCTTATGGTTCCAGGTAGTCAGAGGCGAGTCCTGAAGGATGTCCTGCCTTTCTCAGCATTTCTTATAGACTCCTTTGGACGCAGGCATAATTACCTTCGCATATCTCTCACTGAAAAATGTAACCTCCGCT GTCAATACTGTATGCCTCAGGAAGGGGTAATGCTTACCCCTCGCTCTCAGCTCCTAACAGCAGAAGAGCTGTTGATAATAGCCAGACTCTTTGTACAAGAGGGGGTAAACAAAATACGACTGACTGGAGGAGAACCTCTCATTCGCCCAGACATTCTGCCTATAATAG CGGAACTTAGGAAGTTGGAGGGTCTGAAGACCATTGCAGTGACCACAAATGGGATGAATTTGACCCGACTGTTGCCCAGTCTAAAGAAAGCTGGAGTGGATCTACTCAACATCAGTCTAGACACTCTGGTCCCTGCAAAATTTGAGTTCATCGCTAGACGAAAAG GGTTTCATAAAGTGATGGAGGGCATTGAAAAGGCTATCGAAATGGGCTACAATCCAGTCAAG GTGAACTGTGTGGTCATGAGAGGTTTGAATGAAGATGAGTTGATTGACTTTGTGTCACTGACAGAGAGGAAACCATTGGATGTGAGATTCATAGAGTACATGCCTTTTGACG GTAACAGATGGAATTTCAAGATGATGGTGAGCTATCAGGAGATGCTGGACTCTATAAAGCAAAAATGGCCCAATCTGGAGCCTGTGCCTGGAGAGGAAACTGATACAACCAAG GCGTTTAGAGTACCAGGATTTCGGGGCCAGCTGGGCTTCATTACCTCCATGTCAGACAACTTCTGTGGCTCCTGTAACCGCCTGCGCATCACGGCTGATGGCAACCTTAAG gtttgtttgtttggaaatTCAGAGGTGTCTTTGAGGGATTTTCTGCGCtctggagcaactgaagaggaaCTACTGCACATCATAGGGGCAGCAGTCGGGAGGAAGAAGAAACAGCATGCGG GGATGTTCAATATATCTCAGATGAAGAACAGGCCAATGATCCTCATTGGTGGGTGA